The following is a genomic window from Deltaproteobacteria bacterium.
ACAGTAATTAGTTATTAGTAATTAGTGATTAGTAAAAACATAAAAACTGGCAACTAATTTTATTAAAAATCAGGTATGGTTTTTTCTTGACATGGTATTTTTTTTAGACTATTATCACGGAAAATATTACCTTAAAAGGAGGAGGGAATTATGAAGAAATTATTGTTTTATGTTTTATTGATACCTGTATTCGTGATAGCGAATATTGGTATCAGCAAGGCTGCTGAGGCGCCTGCACTGCAGCCTGTGCCTGAAATCTCAAAAGAGGATTTCGCAAAGGCAACGGGGATTTATTTTAACAGGTGCGGCGGATGTCACGGAACACTGAGAAAGGGCGCTACAGGCAAGCCTCTCACACCGGACAAGACACTCACAAAGACAGTTGCAAAACTCACTGACATCATCTACAACGGCACAGAAGGCGGCATGCCTGGTTGGGGGACAACAGGTGTTCTCAGCAAAGAAGAATCAGAACTGCTGGCAAAGTTTGTCCAGAACACCCCGGTTGCTCCGCCTGAATGGAACATGAAGGAAATGAAGGCTTCATGGAAACTTATTGTTCCGCCTGACCAGAGGCCAAAGGCGCCTGCTCATAAGAGGAACATTGAAAACTTCTTTGCAGTAATATTAAGAGATGCAGGACAGATTGGAATTATTGACGGCGATACAAAAGAGGTTGTAACAACAGTAGCCAGCGGTTTCGCTGTTCATACACTTAGGTATTCATATTCTGGAAGGTATCTCTATACAATCGGCAGGGATGCAAAGGCAACAATGGTTGACCTATGGATGGACCCGCCGCAGACTGTTGCAGAGGTAAAGACAGGCATTGAAGCAAGGTCAATTGATTCCAGCAAGTATAAGGGATTCTATGACAAATATGCTGTGGTAGGCAATTACTGGCCGCCATCATATGTTATCCTTGACGGACAGACCCTTGAGCCATTAAAGGTAGTTGGGACAAGGGGTTATACATATGATACAAACGAGTATCATCCTGAGCCAAGGGTTGCATCAATAGTTGCATCTCACAATGCCCCGGAGTTTATATTAAATGTTAAAGAAACAGGTCAGATACTACTTGTTGATTATTCAGATATTAAGAATTTAAAGGTTACAGCAATCGAGGCAGAAAGATTCCTCCATGACGGCGGCTGGGATGCATCAAAGAGATATTTTCTTGTTGCAGCAAACATGAGAGACAAGGTTGTTGCAGTTGATACAAAGACAAAGAAACTTGCGGCAATAGTTGAAACAGGCATAAAGCCTCATCCTGGAAGGGGCGCAAACTTCAATGACCCGAAATTTGGTCCTGTGTATGCAACACCGCATCTTGGCGAGCCAATGGTAGCGCTTATAGGAACAGACCCAGAAGGCGATTATAAGGCAAATGCATGGAAGGTTGTAAGAAAACTCAAGACAGCAGGTGAAGGCGGACTCTTTATAAAGACCCATCCAAAGAGCAGCAACCTCTGGATAGACCATACCCTTGCTAAGGCAGAAGATGCATACAGGAGCATTACAGTATATAACATTAAGAACCTTGATGCAGAGCCAAAGGTTATAAAACTTGGCAACAGGGGCAGGATTGTTCACATAGAGTATAACAAGGCAGGAGATGAGGTATGGATTTCCCTGTGGGACAAGAAGGGCGAAATCATCGTATTTGATGACAAGACCCTGAAGGAAAAGACAAGGATAACAGATGCAAGACTTGTTACACCTACTGGCAAGTTCAATGTATATAACACAAGGTATGATATATATTAAGAAGTAGTTGTTGTTATTAGAAAAGGTTGAGAGGTGTCATGCCTCTCAACCTTTTTTTGTAGCTGCCCACTTCATTGGGCGCGGTTAAAAGCATGCCGATAAATCGGCATGCTACTAAAATCCCCCAAAAGGAGGTATAAGATGAATGCAAAGGTAATATTTGGAATTATTATTGCAATCGCCTTCTTTATTTCCGTTCCTCTGATGGCTGCTGAAGAACATAAGACTCCAACAGCGCCAAAGGAATATCTGGACATGAAAAATCCTGCAAAGGGTAAGGATGCTGTTGCAAAGGGCGAAGAACTTTATATGAAGAAATGCAAGAAATGCCACGGTGAAACAGGTGACGGCAAAGGCAGTGGTTCTAAGGACTTGGAAATCAAGCCAAAGGCATTTACCAAAGATTATCTTGCCAAAAAGCCTGACGGGCAATTGTTTTGGATTATAGAAAACGGCAGTAAGAGCACAGACATGGAGGCTTTTGGTCCGGGTTCAGATACAAACATTTCAAAAGACAATATCTGGAATATTGTAACCTTTATAAAAGAAAAATTTGGAAAGTAGTTTGTGAAACATTTGTTTAAATACGGGCTATGGCGCAGTGCCACAGCCCTTTTTTTTATAATAATGCCTCTTATTTCTTTTGCTGAAACCCCGCAGGAACTTTATCTCAAACACTGCAGTTCATGCCACCACCCTGAAAGATACGGCGTATCAGCGCCCCCGTTGTTTAAGGAAACAGTTGGTAGTAAAAACAACAATGAAATAAAAGAGACTATATTAAACGGTCTTCCTGCCACAAATATGCTGCCGTTCAAAGAGATTTTAAAGGCAAGTGAAGTAGATGCTATTATCTCCTATATAAAAACCCCGATTGAAAAGCCAAAATGGGACAGAAATGATATCCTAAACAGCAAGATTATTCCACAAGACCTTCAGCCTCCAACCTCAAGCCTTCAGCCTAAAGATATTGACCTGTCCAACCTCTTTATGATTGTTGAGGGCGGAACAGGCATTGTTCATTTCATGGATGGGGATACATTTAATATCATTGACAAGATTAAGGTTGGCGCAATGCACGGGGGACCAAAGTTTGATTATAATTTTAATTTTTCATATATACTCTCAAGGGACGGCTGGCTTGTCCAATATAATTTAAAGAATCTTAAAGAAGTCGCAAGGATAAGGGCGGGCATAAATTCAAGAAATCTTGCTGTTTCAAATGATGGCAGGCTTATAGCAGTTGCAAATCTTCTGCCTCAAAATATGGTCTTCATTGATGCAGAGAAGATGGAGCCTGTTTTTATGGTTGATGTTGATACGAGGATTGGTGCAATATATACCTTGAAGGAAAGAGGTTTATTTGTTGCAGCCCTGCGTGAGAAGCCAGAGGTATGGCTTATAGATTATAATAATAATTTTAACACAGAGAAGATAATGATTGACCAGCCCTTCAGTGATTTTTTTATAGAGCCGACTGAACAATATCTTATAGGCGCTGCCAGAAACGGGGAACATCTGACAGTCTTTGATATGAAAGAAAGAAAGGTAATAAAGAATTTTGAAATAAGCGGTATGCCGCATCTTGCATCTGCTGCGTTGTGGAAAGATGGCGGTAAAACATTTGCAGCATTTCCGCACATCAAGTCTCCAACCATGACAATCATTGAATTATATAAATGGGATATTATTGCAAAGATAAACTTAAAGGGTCCGGGGTACTTTGCAAGAACCCATGAATCTATTCCTTATATATGGGTTGATACAAATACAGACACAATGCAGTTGATTGATAAAAAGGATTTTACGGTTGTGAAAGAGGTTATCCCCGAAAAAGGGCGGTTTGCTATGCACACTGAATTTACAAAAGACGGCAGGTTTGCATTAGTGAGTATAAGGGAAAAAGGCGGTGCTGTATTTATATATGATATAGAAAGAATGGAGGTTATAAAAAAACTTCCGTTTGATAAACCGATTGGAAAATACAATGCAACTAATAAAACGCATTAGATTTATTTTTCTGCCCCTCGTAATCCTTTGCTTTAGTCCTGTATGGGCAGAAGAATTTAAGGTTGGTATGAGGGATTGGATGTTCCATCCCGAAGTCCTGACCATCAAAACAGGTGATACAGTTATATTGATAAATGATGATGACAGCCATCACACAGTTACATTTGAAGATGCAACTATTAAAAGTTCTGAAAATATAAAACCAGAGAGGCAGTTCTATATTACATTTGACAAGACAGGGGAGTATAAGTATTATTGCAAGTACCACCGCGACTATAATATGCGCGGAAAGATTATTGTGAAGTAAGGTGTATTCTGAACACGAAAGGTCTTTATGCTCGGTGTAACAAAACTTTTATGCGAGATTGATAAAATAGCCGAAGGGGTTAAATCTTACGGACATGGAACATCTCCAAGACTCCTTCAATTCTCAAATGAAAAAAGGCCTGTTGTTGTCTGGAATGTTACCCGAAGGTGCAATCTGCACTGCGTCCACTGCTATTCTGATTCATTTGATCACCATTACAATGATGAACTCTCAACAGAAGACGGCATAAACCTTATAAATGACCTTGCTGATTTCAAAGTTCCTGTCCTAATATTTTCAGGCGGCGATCCGATATTGAGACAG
Proteins encoded in this region:
- a CDS encoding c-type cytochrome, which translates into the protein MPLISFAETPQELYLKHCSSCHHPERYGVSAPPLFKETVGSKNNNEIKETILNGLPATNMLPFKEILKASEVDAIISYIKTPIEKPKWDRNDILNSKIIPQDLQPPTSSLQPKDIDLSNLFMIVEGGTGIVHFMDGDTFNIIDKIKVGAMHGGPKFDYNFNFSYILSRDGWLVQYNLKNLKEVARIRAGINSRNLAVSNDGRLIAVANLLPQNMVFIDAEKMEPVFMVDVDTRIGAIYTLKERGLFVAALREKPEVWLIDYNNNFNTEKIMIDQPFSDFFIEPTEQYLIGAARNGEHLTVFDMKERKVIKNFEISGMPHLASAALWKDGGKTFAAFPHIKSPTMTIIELYKWDIIAKINLKGPGYFARTHESIPYIWVDTNTDTMQLIDKKDFTVVKEVIPEKGRFAMHTEFTKDGRFALVSIREKGGAVFIYDIERMEVIKKLPFDKPIGKYNATNKTH
- a CDS encoding c-type cytochrome, coding for MKKLLFYVLLIPVFVIANIGISKAAEAPALQPVPEISKEDFAKATGIYFNRCGGCHGTLRKGATGKPLTPDKTLTKTVAKLTDIIYNGTEGGMPGWGTTGVLSKEESELLAKFVQNTPVAPPEWNMKEMKASWKLIVPPDQRPKAPAHKRNIENFFAVILRDAGQIGIIDGDTKEVVTTVASGFAVHTLRYSYSGRYLYTIGRDAKATMVDLWMDPPQTVAEVKTGIEARSIDSSKYKGFYDKYAVVGNYWPPSYVILDGQTLEPLKVVGTRGYTYDTNEYHPEPRVASIVASHNAPEFILNVKETGQILLVDYSDIKNLKVTAIEAERFLHDGGWDASKRYFLVAANMRDKVVAVDTKTKKLAAIVETGIKPHPGRGANFNDPKFGPVYATPHLGEPMVALIGTDPEGDYKANAWKVVRKLKTAGEGGLFIKTHPKSSNLWIDHTLAKAEDAYRSITVYNIKNLDAEPKVIKLGNRGRIVHIEYNKAGDEVWISLWDKKGEIIVFDDKTLKEKTRITDARLVTPTGKFNVYNTRYDIY
- a CDS encoding cupredoxin domain-containing protein yields the protein MQLIKRIRFIFLPLVILCFSPVWAEEFKVGMRDWMFHPEVLTIKTGDTVILINDDDSHHTVTFEDATIKSSENIKPERQFYITFDKTGEYKYYCKYHRDYNMRGKIIVK
- a CDS encoding c-type cytochrome, producing MNAKVIFGIIIAIAFFISVPLMAAEEHKTPTAPKEYLDMKNPAKGKDAVAKGEELYMKKCKKCHGETGDGKGSGSKDLEIKPKAFTKDYLAKKPDGQLFWIIENGSKSTDMEAFGPGSDTNISKDNIWNIVTFIKEKFGK